A genome region from bacterium includes the following:
- a CDS encoding helix-turn-helix transcriptional regulator: MKHTPKTIGELVKSTRKRMGVTQKDLAMTSGTGLRFIIEMEKGKPTCQLGKVLTVLQTLGIKIELVPPAGNDKKGG; encoded by the coding sequence ATGAAACATACTCCGAAAACCATAGGGGAATTGGTCAAAAGCACCCGCAAGCGCATGGGGGTGACGCAAAAGGATTTAGCCATGACTTCCGGCACGGGCCTGCGGTTCATCATCGAGATGGAAAAGGGGAAGCCTACCTGCCAGCTCGGCAAGGTGCTCACCGTCCTGCAGACCTTGGGCATCAAAATCGAATTGGTTCCGCCCGCTGGGAACGACAAGAAGGGAGGTTAA
- a CDS encoding DUF1573 domain-containing protein, with the protein MKTKTPILAAAMAAFTLSVIGAGPVAGGPSGKDQTPPGPVVKEYVARPPSLDGSKPPKVESQKRALPAIWSGGNLDVPKDIHFDFDPARTNYVAIYSVTNKTDDPVQIKGFTSSCQCTSVESTSQTVPARGAIQIKAVIQQQRPSVQYVILQDGQTNLYQTVIWIQPKQ; encoded by the coding sequence ATGAAAACCAAAACCCCAATTCTCGCCGCCGCCATGGCGGCCTTCACCCTCAGCGTCATTGGCGCTGGCCCCGTCGCTGGTGGCCCGTCCGGCAAGGACCAGACGCCGCCCGGGCCCGTCGTAAAAGAATACGTTGCTCGCCCGCCATCTCTGGATGGCAGCAAACCTCCAAAGGTGGAATCCCAGAAGCGGGCGCTGCCCGCCATCTGGTCTGGCGGAAACCTGGACGTGCCGAAAGACATCCATTTCGATTTTGATCCAGCCCGGACCAACTACGTCGCCATCTACTCGGTGACGAACAAGACGGACGACCCGGTTCAAATCAAGGGCTTCACATCCTCGTGCCAATGTACGAGCGTGGAGTCCACCAGCCAGACCGTGCCGGCCAGAGGCGCCATTCAAATCAAGGCGGTCATCCAGCAGCAACGTCCGTCCGTCCAATACGTGATCCTGCAGGATGGCCAAACGAATCTTTACCAAACCGTCATCTGGATCCAACCCAAGCAATGA
- a CDS encoding type II toxin-antitoxin system HipA family toxin, translating into MRRQLVGLLIQNEHGQMMFCYAESWLNDAKAIPLSHSLPLGKERFSRNECQGFFAGILPEQSKREIIAKNLGISARNDFAMLEQIGGECAGAVTFIPSGESLPERNYGYRQLSSQKLAEILRQLPRRPLMAGEDGIRLSLAGAQDKIAVHVSNNQISMPLGGAPSTHILKPAIERFEGIVFNEAFCMKLAGAIGLHTAKVEVGKVENIDYLLVERYDRTLLKDSSGGPEQLEREHQEDFCQALGIVPDNKYQNEGGPSLKQCFALLRELSSAPVIDLQRLLDAVIFNFLIGNHDAHGKNFSLLYGRETRLAPLYDVLSTAYYPELSPKMAMKIGGEYVSDKVLPKHFDQLAEEAGLARPMVKRRVRELAETVLSKAPDLITEHPAANAVAALVQNRCTTVLEKFRG; encoded by the coding sequence TTGCGTCGGCAGTTGGTCGGCCTGCTCATTCAGAATGAGCATGGTCAGATGATGTTCTGTTATGCTGAAAGCTGGCTGAACGATGCAAAGGCCATTCCTCTGTCGCACTCGCTGCCGCTTGGAAAAGAGCGGTTCAGCCGCAACGAGTGCCAGGGGTTCTTTGCCGGCATTCTGCCGGAACAAAGCAAACGCGAGATTATTGCCAAGAACCTCGGGATCAGCGCCAGAAACGATTTCGCCATGCTGGAACAAATCGGCGGCGAATGCGCTGGAGCGGTGACATTCATCCCGTCTGGTGAAAGCCTGCCAGAACGCAACTACGGTTACCGCCAGTTGAGCAGTCAGAAATTGGCGGAGATTCTCAGGCAATTGCCGCGCCGTCCGCTCATGGCAGGAGAGGATGGCATCCGGCTCTCCTTGGCCGGTGCCCAGGACAAAATCGCGGTGCATGTTTCCAACAATCAAATTTCCATGCCCCTTGGTGGAGCGCCCAGCACGCACATTCTGAAACCGGCCATCGAGCGGTTCGAAGGCATTGTATTCAATGAAGCATTTTGTATGAAACTGGCTGGCGCGATTGGCTTGCACACCGCCAAGGTAGAAGTCGGCAAGGTAGAGAACATTGATTATCTCCTGGTCGAGCGTTATGACCGAACGCTGTTGAAGGATTCCTCCGGCGGTCCCGAACAGTTGGAACGGGAGCATCAGGAGGACTTTTGCCAGGCACTGGGAATTGTTCCTGACAACAAATACCAAAACGAAGGCGGGCCTTCGCTAAAGCAGTGCTTTGCGCTATTGCGTGAATTGTCCAGCGCCCCGGTGATCGACCTTCAACGATTATTGGACGCGGTTATTTTCAATTTCCTGATCGGAAACCACGATGCTCATGGGAAGAATTTCTCGCTGCTTTACGGCCGGGAAACGCGGTTGGCGCCGCTTTACGATGTTCTCAGCACGGCCTATTACCCAGAACTCTCCCCCAAAATGGCGATGAAAATCGGCGGAGAATATGTGTCTGACAAAGTGCTTCCAAAGCACTTTGATCAATTGGCGGAAGAAGCGGGCCTTGCCAGGCCAATGGTAAAGCGGCGTGTACGGGAACTGGCGGAAACAGTCCTGTCAAAAGCGCCCGACCTGATCACGGAACATCCCGCTGCAAACGCTGTCGCAGCACTTGTTCAGAACCGCTGCACAACCGTATTGGAGAAATTCAGAGGGTAG